The following is a genomic window from Thermoanaerobaculia bacterium.
TCTGCCGATCGCCGGCGAGGCGGATCTCGACCTCGCGAGCGCCCGGGCGCTCGATCTGCTGCTCGACGAATGGGGCCGTTACCCGATCGCGCTCGCCTGCTCGAGTGGCAACCGGGTCGGAGCGCTGCTGGCGCTGCGGGCCTTCTGGCTGGACGGCGCCGATGCGGGCGCCGCTCTGGAGGTCGGCCTCGCCGCCGGCCTGACGAGGCTCGAACCGTCGGTGCGGCTGCTCCTCGGACTGCCGCCGATGACAGCGACATCTCCGACACCTGCGACGCCGGCGCCGGGGGCGACCGGTCCACCGAGCCCGGCAGCGGCCGGCGCCGCGAAGCCGCCGCAGAAACCGAACTGAAAGGACCACCATGACCGAAGTGCACAGCACCTACCCGTTCTCCGTCCGTTGGCTCGAAGGCCGGGTCGGACTGGCCAGCGCGCCGGAGGTCTCGCCTGACATCGAAGTGGCTCCGCCGCCGCAGTTCGGCGGTCCGGGAGGCCGATGGACGCCGGAGCATCTGTTCGTCGGCGCGGCGACGACCTGTTGGCTGACGACCTTTCTCGCCTACGCCGAGCGGGCGCGGCTCGAGGTCGTCGCAGTGGAGGCCGCGGGCGAGGCGATCGTCGAGCGCGGCGACGACGGGCGGGTGTCGATCCCGCGGCTCCTCCTGCGGCCGAAAGTGACGGTCCGCAGCGAGGAGGATCGGGCGCCGGCGCTCAAGTGGATGCTGAAGGCCGAAGAGACCTGCCTCATCGCGCGCGCCATGCGGGCCGTGGTCGAGCTCGAGCCCGAGGTGCTCGTCGCCGCCGAGGTGCTCGCCACGAGCGCCGGCGACGAGCGGGGCTAGCGCGGCAGACCGGCGACGCCTTCGATCTCGAGCAGCAGGTCGGCGCGGCAGATGTCGGCCGCGACGAAATGCAGCTCGGGCCCGGGCCCGATGCGCTGCCGCAGGGGCTTGCGCACCAGGTCGAGGTCGGCGGC
Proteins encoded in this region:
- a CDS encoding OsmC family protein, coding for MTEVHSTYPFSVRWLEGRVGLASAPEVSPDIEVAPPPQFGGPGGRWTPEHLFVGAATTCWLTTFLAYAERARLEVVAVEAAGEAIVERGDDGRVSIPRLLLRPKVTVRSEEDRAPALKWMLKAEETCLIARAMRAVVELEPEVLVAAEVLATSAGDERG